The following are encoded in a window of Actinomycetota bacterium genomic DNA:
- a CDS encoding DUF262 domain-containing protein — protein sequence MTNNMNIKYLYEQLRDGKIISDIELQREIVYDTDKQVLVIDSIVNGIPLPAFYFWKNKDGILVVLDGKQRIEAIKKFIENDIQYQDKLWKQTDKNIQDLINKTELSIIICEGQEQLKREIFRRINTLGVPLSSYEVLNGLFHGEYLRGLTAYVGQDRDALKVLGPNSRGKNQYRILQLLMALKNLLRDPQTINDYVSKNQKNSFADDQKEISKYIKFVSEIFEEYSQLNIYFNLARKYFKDSVIWKQNKDEINSRIKRYLKSDDAKLTNKPTEIEDIIQAIVNNISVDEKRLFSSDDKKEYLKKQKPNKENKYPCAICKKYFYKEELTMDHEEPWSKGGRTVLSNAQLLCSPCNIKKGNRS from the coding sequence ATGACAAATAATATGAACATCAAATATTTATATGAACAACTTAGAGACGGAAAGATTATTAGCGATATAGAACTTCAAAGAGAAATTGTTTATGACACTGATAAACAAGTATTGGTTATAGACAGTATTGTTAACGGAATCCCATTGCCAGCTTTTTATTTTTGGAAGAATAAAGATGGCATTTTAGTAGTTTTAGACGGCAAACAAAGAATAGAGGCTATTAAGAAATTTATTGAGAATGACATTCAATATCAAGATAAATTATGGAAACAAACAGACAAAAACATTCAAGACTTAATCAACAAGACTGAACTTTCAATTATTATCTGTGAAGGTCAAGAACAATTAAAAAGAGAAATATTTAGAAGAATCAATACTTTAGGCGTACCGCTTTCTTCTTATGAAGTATTAAATGGTCTTTTTCATGGTGAATATTTAAGAGGTTTAACTGCTTATGTTGGGCAAGATAGAGACGCGTTAAAAGTTTTGGGCCCTAATAGCCGCGGTAAAAATCAATACAGAATTTTACAATTATTGATGGCATTGAAGAATTTATTAAGAGACCCTCAAACTATAAATGATTATGTGAGTAAAAATCAGAAGAATTCTTTCGCTGATGACCAAAAAGAAATTAGCAAATATATCAAATTTGTTAGTGAAATATTTGAAGAATACAGTCAATTAAATATTTATTTTAATTTAGCGAGAAAATATTTTAAGGATTCAGTTATTTGGAAACAAAATAAGGATGAAATTAATTCTCGTATTAAAAGATATTTGAAAAGTGATGACGCCAAATTGACTAATAAACCAACAGAAATAGAAGATATTATTCAGGCGATTGTAAATAACATTAGCGTTGATGAGAAGCGTTTATTTTCAAGTGATGACAAAAAAGAGTATTTAAAAAAACAAAAACCAAATAAAGAAAATAAATATCCCTGTGCCATTTGTAAGAAATATTTTTACAAGGAAGAATTGACAATGGATCATGAAGAGCCTTGGAGTAAAGGTGGTAGGACCGTACTCTCAAATGCCCAATTATTATGCAGCCCTTGTAACATTAAAAAGGGAAACAGAAGTTAG